Below is a genomic region from Actinomadura sp. NAK00032.
CCCTCCGTCGCCCTGGCCGACGCGCCGCGGCGCCGCCCCGGCCTCGGCCTGCGGGGGTTCGAGCGGATCCCCGTCACCCTCGGGCCGTAACGGCCCGGACCGCCGCCACGAGCGCCGCACGGCCGTCCGGCGTTCGCCATCACCTGCCGACCATCCGAAGGAGCGTCCAATGGGGACGAAAGTCAACGCCGCCATGGCAGATCACTGGAACGGTGACGAAGGCGTGTTCTGGGCCGAGGAGCACGAACGCTGGGATCACCTCAACAGCGCGTTCAACGACCACATGTTCACCAAGGCCGCGATCACCCCCGGCGACCGGGTGCTCGACATCGGCTGCGGCAACGGGCAGACCAGCCGGCTCGCCGCGCGGCGCGCGTTCAAGGGCCACGCCGTGGGCTTCGACATCTCCGCCCCGATGCTGGAGCGTGCGCGCGCCCTCGCGGCGGCCGAGGGCGTGTCCAACGTCGAGTTCGCCGAGGGCGACGCGCAGGTCCACCCGTTCGCCGAGCGGGACTTCGACGTCGTCATCAGCAGGTTCGGGCTGACGTTCTTCGACGACCCGCACGCCGCGATGGTCAACATCGCGCGCAC
It encodes:
- a CDS encoding methyltransferase domain-containing protein, whose product is MGTKVNAAMADHWNGDEGVFWAEEHERWDHLNSAFNDHMFTKAAITPGDRVLDIGCGNGQTSRLAARRAFKGHAVGFDISAPMLERARALAAAEGVSNVEFAEGDAQVHPFAERDFDVVISRFGLTFFDDPHAAMVNIARTMRPGGRLSAIVHGDVTQTDWPLVFGAIQEQLALPWVKEPKENPMADPERMGGIMADAGFTDVAFPHVIESRSWGKDAEDVAGFLLNWTPMRISLSQVSEEAAGRARQACIDALRPFETADGVVMRTPAWVLSGTLP